The following are encoded together in the Serratia sp. UGAL515B_01 genome:
- a CDS encoding DNA-packaging protein, whose amino-acid sequence MAAPKGNRFWEARSTHGRNPKFDSPEELWAACCEYFEWVENNPLWEMKAFAYQGEVTQEPIAKMRAMTLTGLLLFLDITKPTWALYKAREDFNYVTTRAEETIYDQKFSGAAADLLNANIIARDLGLKEQSQVEDVTPEKGDRGKRLSRIQELLGRGKRSD is encoded by the coding sequence CAACCGATTCTGGGAGGCCCGCAGCACTCATGGGCGCAATCCAAAGTTCGATTCGCCGGAGGAGTTGTGGGCTGCATGTTGTGAGTATTTCGAGTGGGTAGAGAACAACCCGCTGTGGGAAATGAAGGCGTTTGCTTATCAGGGTGAAGTGACGCAGGAGCCTATTGCCAAGATGCGGGCAATGACATTAACAGGTCTGCTTTTATTCCTCGATATAACTAAGCCGACATGGGCTTTATACAAGGCTCGCGAAGATTTTAATTACGTCACTACGCGAGCAGAAGAAACCATCTACGACCAGAAATTCTCCGGCGCAGCAGCAGACCTTCTCAATGCAAACATCATCGCCCGTGACCTGGGCCTCAAAGAACAGTCGCAAGTTGAAGACGTGACACCTGAAAAGGGGGATCGCGGTAAGCGTCTGTCCCGAATTCAGGAGTTATTAGGCCGTGGAAAACGCAGCGATTGA
- a CDS encoding terminase large subunit domain-containing protein, which yields MENAAIDFDELTEDEQIELLELLEEEEAYRSTHQLYEYTPYNKQREFIDAGSDYPERCFMAGNQLGKSYTGGAEVAFHLTGRYPGTNGYPSDGKYGGEWQGKRFYEPVVFWIGGETNETVTKTTQRILCGRIEENDEPGYGSIPKEDIISWKKSPFFPNLVDHLLVKHHNSDGVEDGISICYFKPYSQGRARWQGDTIHGVWFDEEPPYPIYSEGLTRTNKYGQFSMLTFTPLMGMSQVVEKFVKDPNKAQKVVNMTIYDAEHYSDELKEQIIAGYPEHEREARASGIPTMGTGRIFQIPEETIKCQPFECPDHFYVIDGQDFGWDHPQSHIQLWWDKDEDVFYLARVWKKAENTAVQAWGAVKSWASKIPVAWPHDGHQHEKGGGEQLKTQYSDAGFMMLGEHATFPEGGNSVESGLIELRDLMLEGRFRVFNTCEPFFDEFRLYHRDANGKIVKKNDDVIDAVRYAYMMRRFAKLMRDINKPKEKKIPAPIKPISKTR from the coding sequence GTGGAAAACGCAGCGATTGATTTTGATGAGCTGACAGAGGACGAGCAGATAGAGCTGCTTGAATTGCTGGAAGAAGAAGAAGCCTACCGCAGTACCCACCAACTCTACGAATACACTCCATACAACAAGCAACGAGAATTTATTGACGCTGGCTCTGATTACCCTGAGCGCTGCTTTATGGCCGGTAACCAGCTTGGCAAGTCGTACACAGGCGGCGCAGAGGTGGCCTTCCATCTTACCGGACGCTACCCAGGCACCAATGGCTATCCGAGTGATGGCAAGTACGGCGGGGAGTGGCAAGGCAAACGATTCTACGAGCCGGTAGTGTTCTGGATCGGTGGGGAGACAAACGAGACTGTTACTAAAACTACTCAGCGCATTCTCTGTGGACGTATCGAAGAGAACGACGAGCCCGGTTATGGCTCAATCCCGAAAGAAGACATCATTAGCTGGAAGAAATCCCCTTTCTTCCCGAACCTTGTCGACCACCTCTTGGTCAAGCATCACAACTCTGATGGTGTGGAAGATGGCATATCAATCTGCTACTTCAAGCCGTATTCACAAGGCCGCGCACGTTGGCAGGGTGACACGATACACGGCGTATGGTTTGACGAAGAGCCGCCGTATCCAATTTATAGCGAAGGTCTGACACGTACCAACAAGTACGGACAATTCTCAATGCTGACATTTACCCCCCTCATGGGTATGTCGCAGGTTGTTGAGAAGTTCGTAAAAGACCCAAACAAGGCACAAAAGGTAGTCAACATGACTATCTACGATGCCGAACACTACAGCGACGAGCTGAAAGAACAAATCATTGCTGGGTATCCAGAGCATGAGCGAGAAGCCCGTGCGAGTGGTATCCCAACGATGGGCACCGGTCGCATCTTCCAGATACCTGAAGAGACCATCAAGTGCCAACCGTTCGAATGCCCAGATCACTTCTACGTTATCGATGGGCAGGACTTTGGATGGGATCACCCGCAGTCGCATATTCAACTTTGGTGGGATAAGGACGAGGACGTTTTCTATCTCGCAAGGGTATGGAAAAAAGCAGAGAACACCGCCGTGCAAGCGTGGGGTGCCGTTAAATCATGGGCCAGCAAGATCCCTGTGGCTTGGCCTCATGACGGACATCAGCATGAGAAGGGGGGTGGTGAGCAGCTAAAAACTCAATACTCCGATGCTGGATTCATGATGCTAGGCGAACACGCAACATTCCCGGAAGGCGGCAACTCTGTTGAGTCTGGCTTGATAGAGCTTCGCGATCTGATGCTTGAAGGAAGGTTCCGTGTATTCAACACCTGCGAACCATTCTTTGACGAGTTCAGGCTTTATCACCGCGACGCAAACGGGAAGATCGTCAAAAAGAACGATGACGTCATTGATGCCGTTCGCTACGCATACATGATGCGCCGGTTTGCAAAACTGATGCGCGACATCAATAAGCCCAAAGAAAAGAAAATCCCCGCACCGATCAAACCCATCAGTAAAACGAGGTAG
- a CDS encoding portal protein: MEDNKRLHALLSHFDRDWSASEDARTEAVNDLYFSRISQWDDWLQDYSTLQYRGQFDVVRSIVRKLIAEMRQNPIEVMFRPKDGADPDAADTLMGMYRTDMRNNAAKGAVNIAVREQLETGFGAWRLVQEYEDEDELSNTQVIRRKPIHEAAAHVVWDANAKEIDKSDAKWCSIITPFTRDGWTVYAEENDLDPDLMPDFQSQDTQWTFPWMTTDCVYICEHYEVECKKETVYIYRNPMTGEPVSYYKADIKKVIDELSENGFEKVAERKVKKRRVYKSIITATAIIVDRERIAGEHIPIVPVYGEWGFAGDKEVYEGVVRGTKDGQRLRNFILSAGADTVARSPTKKPFFFAEQIKDYEAMYSGTDDYPYYLLNRTTENGNGELPLGPVGYMENPELPQANVLMLEAATAAVKEVSPQGVDAQAANGQVAFDTVNQLNQRADLGVYVYQDNLATAMRRDGEIYVSMVNELYDVPRKVLVTGEDGSEQEVELLSQVLDVQSGEVVTLNDIRGKFETYTDVGPSYQSMKAQNRAEILDLLSKVQPGTPEYQMLLLQYFTLLDGKGVEMMREYATKQLIMMGVKKPETPEQEQMLAQAQQQPKQPDAAMVLAQAEMKKADADEVTAQARMLSAHTESQRRDISAQVETVKARAMFEELKLKAYTTQQDAFEKQANTVRSLAQARNLDQKSVLETIQLMKDVNESNQLADMKIPGLSAENSTSQPAETPQTM, encoded by the coding sequence GTGGAAGACAACAAAAGGCTGCATGCGCTGCTCTCGCACTTTGATCGCGACTGGAGCGCTAGCGAAGACGCTCGCACTGAAGCGGTCAACGATCTGTATTTCAGCCGTATATCACAGTGGGACGACTGGCTACAGGACTACAGCACACTGCAATATCGCGGACAGTTTGATGTTGTTCGCTCGATAGTACGCAAGCTGATCGCAGAGATGCGACAGAACCCGATTGAGGTGATGTTCAGGCCGAAGGATGGAGCAGACCCGGACGCAGCCGACACATTAATGGGCATGTATCGTACTGACATGCGTAACAACGCCGCAAAAGGTGCTGTAAATATCGCTGTCCGTGAGCAACTAGAAACCGGGTTTGGTGCCTGGCGGCTTGTGCAAGAGTATGAAGACGAGGACGAGCTAAGTAACACGCAAGTAATCCGCAGGAAGCCGATACACGAAGCCGCAGCGCACGTCGTATGGGACGCGAACGCTAAAGAGATCGACAAGTCAGATGCTAAATGGTGCTCAATCATTACGCCATTTACTCGTGACGGATGGACGGTGTACGCAGAAGAAAACGACCTTGATCCTGATTTGATGCCAGACTTCCAAAGCCAGGATACCCAGTGGACATTCCCCTGGATGACTACTGATTGCGTCTACATATGCGAACACTACGAAGTCGAGTGCAAGAAAGAAACTGTCTACATCTATCGCAATCCGATGACCGGCGAACCTGTCAGCTACTACAAAGCAGACATTAAAAAGGTCATCGATGAGCTATCAGAAAATGGCTTCGAAAAAGTAGCAGAGCGTAAAGTCAAAAAGCGCCGAGTCTACAAGTCAATCATCACAGCAACCGCGATTATCGTTGACCGCGAGCGTATCGCAGGCGAGCACATCCCAATTGTTCCGGTGTACGGAGAGTGGGGTTTTGCTGGCGACAAGGAGGTTTACGAGGGCGTTGTACGCGGCACTAAAGACGGACAGCGCTTGCGTAACTTCATCTTGTCTGCCGGTGCCGACACTGTAGCTCGAAGCCCGACTAAAAAGCCGTTCTTCTTTGCTGAGCAAATCAAAGATTATGAGGCGATGTATAGCGGCACGGATGATTACCCGTATTACTTGCTGAATAGGACGACAGAAAACGGCAATGGCGAGCTGCCACTGGGGCCGGTCGGGTATATGGAAAACCCAGAACTTCCGCAAGCAAACGTTTTGATGCTTGAAGCGGCAACGGCAGCAGTAAAAGAAGTATCTCCGCAAGGTGTGGATGCACAAGCAGCTAACGGCCAAGTGGCATTCGATACAGTCAATCAGCTAAACCAACGCGCAGACCTTGGGGTGTATGTTTACCAGGACAACCTCGCCACGGCCATGCGTAGAGACGGTGAGATTTACGTGTCGATGGTCAACGAGCTTTATGACGTGCCGCGCAAAGTATTGGTTACTGGCGAGGATGGATCAGAGCAAGAAGTTGAACTGCTAAGCCAAGTGCTAGATGTGCAAAGCGGTGAGGTTGTAACGCTCAATGACATTCGCGGTAAGTTCGAGACTTACACAGATGTTGGCCCGTCATACCAGTCCATGAAAGCCCAGAACCGCGCTGAAATTCTCGACTTGCTAAGCAAAGTTCAACCCGGTACGCCTGAGTATCAAATGCTCCTGCTCCAATACTTCACCCTGCTTGACGGCAAGGGCGTTGAGATGATGCGTGAGTACGCAACCAAGCAGCTGATCATGATGGGCGTTAAGAAGCCAGAAACGCCAGAGCAAGAGCAGATGCTGGCGCAAGCACAACAGCAGCCGAAGCAGCCAGACGCCGCAATGGTATTAGCCCAGGCAGAAATGAAGAAGGCAGACGCCGACGAAGTAACTGCACAGGCCCGGATGCTATCAGCTCATACCGAATCGCAGCGTCGTGACATATCCGCGCAAGTGGAGACTGTCAAGGCAAGAGCCATGTTTGAAGAATTGAAACTTAAAGCATACACGACTCAACAGGATGCCTTTGAAAAGCAAGCCAACACTGTGCGTTCGCTGGCTCAGGCAAGAAACCTAGATCAAAAGTCTGTCCTCGAAACTATCCAGCTAATGAAAGACGTCAACGAGTCCAATCAACTCGCTGACATGAAAATCCCCGGACTAAGCGCCGAGAACTCTACCAGCCAACCGGCTGAGACACCTCAAACCATGTGA
- a CDS encoding scaffolding protein translates to MSTIETGNEANPTDINLEVETGSLPVETPEPEPEGFDIVIAGEDEKPKQDPATNAKYAAQRLERKRLRELEQTLAAVKRGELPETLRVTPESPDQPPSIDDYFSDAALEKYGFDTARAQAAFQAALGVWQVKATQEHTGFAAKQAQKVQEYEAKSIEQTQAINRHYDSAEKLNLPDYQEKEDALAAMTAPDVVTGIMQLFPEKSAAIIYHLGSNPELTKRLNALPSQQAMIELGRLDAKLTLKPRGKAVSAAPMPDEPLNGQATAANLASLQKKMEEAADKGDVETYRKLKNQLKGVK, encoded by the coding sequence ATGAGCACCATCGAAACAGGCAATGAAGCAAATCCAACTGACATCAATCTGGAAGTTGAAACGGGATCGCTACCTGTGGAAACGCCGGAACCTGAGCCAGAAGGCTTTGATATTGTCATTGCTGGCGAAGATGAGAAACCTAAGCAGGATCCAGCCACCAACGCGAAATACGCTGCACAGCGACTAGAGCGCAAGCGTCTACGTGAGCTTGAGCAGACACTTGCAGCAGTAAAGCGTGGTGAGTTACCGGAAACCCTGCGCGTCACTCCTGAATCACCAGATCAGCCGCCATCTATTGATGATTACTTTAGCGATGCGGCACTTGAGAAGTACGGCTTTGACACTGCCAGAGCGCAGGCTGCATTTCAGGCAGCTTTGGGGGTATGGCAGGTAAAGGCCACACAAGAGCATACCGGGTTTGCCGCGAAGCAAGCTCAGAAGGTTCAGGAGTACGAAGCCAAGTCCATCGAGCAAACTCAAGCGATTAACCGGCACTATGACAGCGCCGAGAAATTGAACCTACCTGATTATCAAGAGAAAGAAGACGCATTGGCGGCAATGACTGCGCCGGATGTAGTCACGGGCATTATGCAGCTTTTCCCAGAGAAATCAGCGGCAATCATTTATCACCTGGGCTCTAACCCAGAGCTAACAAAACGCTTGAATGCGCTGCCTTCACAGCAGGCCATGATTGAACTTGGCCGTTTAGACGCAAAACTCACGCTCAAGCCACGCGGTAAAGCAGTCTCAGCCGCCCCTATGCCTGATGAACCATTAAATGGACAGGCTACTGCTGCAAATCTTGCTTCGTTACAGAAGAAGATGGAAGAGGCAGCAGATAAGGGTGATGTGGAGACATACCGCAAACTCAAAAATCAATTAAAAGGTGTCAAATAA
- a CDS encoding P22 phage major capsid protein family protein, translating into MAGLKEGQIITFMIDEVIETVTNMTPLAQAIGYLNPAAQDMQRSSNELWLPVEQEAPTQKGWDLTGQATGILELAVKCNMGEPDNDFFTLRADDVRDERSLRRRTNASAKKLANNVETSILQQGVDLGSLVVSSATPIGTSKTGWDFVSEAEEVMFSRELNRDSGISFVFNPKDYRGAGYDLTQRDIYGRIAEDAYKTGTIQSQVAGFNNVLRHPKMPSLVGSAVTGVTVAGAQSFKPEAWTLGIDGNKQNVDNRTAVVAVSSGVGFKRGDKISFTGVKFLSQMAKNVLTHDATFSVVAVDGNNLTITPKPIALSDVTLTPEQKAYANVNTTLAAGMAINLLNTTTAQTNIFMADDAIKLVSQPIPINHQLFSGMKTQSFNIPGVGINGVIAYQGNISTFAGLCRIALWYAPTAIRPESIGVGLANQA; encoded by the coding sequence ATGGCAGGACTTAAAGAAGGTCAAATCATCACTTTCATGATCGATGAAGTGATTGAGACAGTAACGAACATGACTCCACTTGCGCAAGCAATTGGTTATCTCAACCCCGCAGCGCAAGACATGCAGCGCTCAAGCAATGAACTTTGGTTGCCAGTAGAGCAAGAAGCTCCGACACAGAAAGGATGGGATTTGACCGGCCAAGCTACCGGCATCCTCGAGCTGGCTGTTAAATGTAATATGGGTGAGCCTGATAACGATTTCTTCACGCTTCGCGCCGATGATGTGCGTGATGAGCGTAGTTTGCGCCGTCGTACAAACGCATCAGCAAAAAAGCTGGCCAACAACGTTGAAACCTCAATACTTCAGCAAGGGGTTGACCTTGGAAGCTTAGTGGTTTCCTCTGCCACTCCCATTGGAACATCTAAGACAGGATGGGATTTCGTTTCTGAAGCGGAAGAAGTCATGTTCTCTCGCGAGCTTAACCGAGATTCTGGCATTAGCTTTGTGTTCAACCCTAAAGACTATCGCGGGGCTGGTTATGATCTGACTCAGCGCGACATCTACGGGCGCATTGCTGAGGATGCTTACAAGACTGGCACAATCCAAAGCCAAGTTGCTGGGTTCAACAACGTCTTGCGTCACCCGAAAATGCCTTCATTGGTAGGTTCGGCAGTAACCGGCGTTACCGTTGCAGGAGCTCAGTCGTTCAAGCCGGAAGCCTGGACGCTCGGAATTGATGGTAACAAGCAGAACGTAGATAACCGAACCGCTGTTGTCGCTGTTAGTTCTGGCGTTGGCTTCAAGCGCGGTGACAAGATCTCGTTCACCGGCGTTAAGTTCTTATCCCAGATGGCAAAGAACGTACTGACGCATGATGCGACATTTAGCGTTGTTGCTGTTGATGGCAACAACCTGACCATTACGCCGAAACCTATCGCGCTGAGTGATGTGACGCTGACGCCGGAACAGAAAGCATATGCCAACGTTAACACAACATTGGCGGCTGGCATGGCGATCAATCTGCTCAATACCACCACAGCACAGACCAACATCTTCATGGCTGATGATGCGATCAAGCTGGTGTCTCAGCCAATCCCAATCAACCATCAACTATTCAGCGGCATGAAAACGCAAAGCTTCAACATCCCAGGTGTTGGGATTAACGGAGTGATTGCTTATCAAGGCAATATCAGCACATTCGCCGGGTTGTGCCGTATCGCTCTGTGGTATGCGCCAACCGCCATTCGCCCTGAGTCAATCGGCGTCGGTCTTGCTAATCAGGCATAA
- a CDS encoding packaged DNA stabilization gp4 family protein, protein MNILTKGDLVLAALRKIAVASNSTLTDVEPQSIEDAANDLEMMMAEWLQEDTGISGIDVGYLFSADGEPVDPGDAHGLKKAHIAAVINNLAIRHAPDYAIEAMPKVVTSAAHGKELLQKATAIATAAAAKSTQGYPSRMPVGSGNRLFTRNGVNFFPKPQ, encoded by the coding sequence ATGAACATACTAACGAAGGGTGATCTGGTGCTGGCGGCGCTGCGTAAAATTGCGGTGGCCAGCAACTCAACGCTGACGGATGTAGAGCCGCAATCAATCGAGGATGCTGCCAACGATCTTGAGATGATGATGGCCGAGTGGTTACAGGAAGATACCGGTATCAGCGGCATTGATGTCGGTTACTTGTTTTCAGCGGATGGCGAGCCGGTTGATCCTGGTGATGCTCATGGACTGAAAAAGGCGCACATTGCAGCAGTTATCAACAACCTTGCTATCCGTCACGCCCCTGATTACGCAATCGAGGCAATGCCAAAGGTTGTGACGTCAGCAGCGCATGGCAAAGAACTACTGCAGAAAGCCACGGCAATCGCTACGGCAGCGGCAGCGAAATCAACTCAGGGCTACCCATCAAGAATGCCAGTAGGTTCCGGTAACCGCCTGTTTACTCGCAACGGCGTTAATTTCTTCCCCAAACCTCAATAG